In Blastopirellula sediminis, the following proteins share a genomic window:
- a CDS encoding TetR/AcrR family transcriptional regulator, protein MTQTPSYKPVAELLGAPPAPRGAKDRLISTAIDLFYRNGFNAIGVDRILNDSGVGKTTFYKYFEGKDDLIVAAVERFDQWATAAWSTAVRRHAGDDPRAKIIGYFEVLDQWFHAPDFQGCLFLNVAAEYPNPRDPIHIAGAAHKLRCRETFRDLAEDAGAEKPEELADQLAILLEGAIVLRQVCGCDAAAKTAAETVAMLLEINLPAAT, encoded by the coding sequence ATGACGCAAACGCCATCGTATAAACCAGTTGCCGAATTGCTCGGAGCGCCGCCAGCGCCGCGCGGAGCCAAAGATCGCCTGATTTCGACGGCGATTGATCTTTTTTATCGCAATGGTTTTAACGCGATCGGCGTGGATCGAATCCTAAATGACTCGGGCGTCGGGAAGACGACCTTCTACAAATACTTTGAAGGGAAGGATGATTTGATCGTCGCGGCGGTCGAGCGTTTCGACCAATGGGCGACCGCGGCTTGGAGCACCGCCGTCCGGCGTCATGCCGGCGACGATCCCCGCGCGAAGATCATCGGTTACTTCGAAGTGCTCGATCAGTGGTTTCATGCGCCGGACTTTCAGGGCTGTCTCTTTTTGAACGTCGCTGCCGAGTATCCCAATCCCCGCGATCCGATTCATATTGCTGGCGCCGCTCATAAGCTGCGGTGTCGCGAAACGTTTCGCGATCTCGCCGAGGATGCTGGCGCCGAAAAGCCCGAGGAATTGGCCGATCAATTGGCGATCCTGCTGGAAGGGGCGATCGTCTTGCGGCAGGTCTGCGGCTGCGACGCCGCCGCCAAAACCGCGGCCGAGACGGTTGCGATGCTGCTGGAAATCAATCTGCCCGCCGCGACATAA